The following proteins are co-located in the Vidua macroura isolate BioBank_ID:100142 chromosome 1, ASM2450914v1, whole genome shotgun sequence genome:
- the LOC128809734 gene encoding uncharacterized protein LOC128809734 isoform X2 — protein MMASGLWTVPGQRSVKTLRKPAVSTGYGANCGDQAAAPRGWDRARRSGAGRSRPGAAERPGLRQGAQGERPGVPAALRARYPRVLRPGTAGGQRREAAASRSVCGGASAPAEPSPRPAELREQREGIYTGSSDTLKYEGLAILPRAECIDYVNAEGKKDVTLQK, from the exons ATGATGGCCAGTGGCCTCTGGACCGTTCCCGGGCAGCGCTCCGTGAAAACTCTTCGCAAGCCAGCGGTGTCCACCGGCTACGGGGCAAACTGCGGGGATCaagcggcggctccgcggggaTGGGACCGTGCCCGGCGGAGCGGAGCCGGGCGGAGCCGTCCCGGCGCTGCGGAGCGCCCGGGGCTGCGGCAGGGAGCGCAGGGGGAGCgcccgggggtcccggcggCGCTGCGCGCCCGCTACCCTCGCGTTCTCCGCCCGGGGACGGCCGGAGGCCAGCGGAGAGAGGCAGCGGCGTCCCGGAGCGTGTGCGGCGGGGCCTCCGCACCTGCCGAGCCGAGCCCCCGCCCCGCGGAGCTGCGGGAACAGCGCGAAGGGATCTACACGGGCTCCTCAG ATACTCTGAAATATGAAGGGCTTGCCATTCTGCCAAGGGCTGAGTGCATTGATTATGTTAatgcagaagggaagaaagatgTGACACTGCAGAAATGA
- the LOC128809734 gene encoding collagen alpha-1(I) chain-like isoform X1: MWRFSPHDDGQWPLDRSRAALRENSSQASGVHRLRGKLRGSSGGSAGMGPCPAERSRAEPSRRCGAPGAAAGSAGGAPGGPGGAARPLPSRSPPGDGRRPAERGSGVPERVRRGLRTCRAEPPPRGAAGTARRDLHGLLRCRRTPSSRDTRLGSLGASPGSASAPAPGCLLPVKPVRSPNTDPSSQASTKNAEGYSEI, encoded by the exons ATGTGGCGCTTTTCCCCCCACGATGATGGCCAGTGGCCTCTGGACCGTTCCCGGGCAGCGCTCCGTGAAAACTCTTCGCAAGCCAGCGGTGTCCACCGGCTACGGGGCAAACTGCGGGGATCaagcggcggctccgcggggaTGGGACCGTGCCCGGCGGAGCGGAGCCGGGCGGAGCCGTCCCGGCGCTGCGGAGCGCCCGGGGCTGCGGCAGGGAGCGCAGGGGGAGCgcccgggggtcccggcggCGCTGCGCGCCCGCTACCCTCGCGTTCTCCGCCCGGGGACGGCCGGAGGCCAGCGGAGAGAGGCAGCGGCGTCCCGGAGCGTGTGCGGCGGGGCCTCCGCACCTGCCGAGCCGAGCCCCCGCCCCGCGGAGCTGCGGGAACAGCGCGAAGGGATCTACACGGGCTCCTCAG GTGCCGGAGAACCCCCTCTTCCCGTGATACGCGCCTGGGGAGCCTGGGTGCCAGTCCCGGCAGCGCATCGGCGCCCGCACCGGGGTGCCTTTTGCCGGTGAAACCAGTAAGATCACCGAACACAGACCCCTCAAGCCAGGCAAGCACGAAAAACGCTGAGGG ATACTCTGAAATATGA